The following coding sequences lie in one Phragmites australis chromosome 8, lpPhrAust1.1, whole genome shotgun sequence genomic window:
- the LOC133926405 gene encoding uncharacterized protein LOC133926405, protein MLYIQRPSNYIVSLIILLPLTLLCITFLLPLSAYLSNPLVAGSSCVGGTAGNVRAAPAADDDAGHRPEISVLVGVHTTARKHSRRHLIRMEYALQQTPALRGAARVDVRFALCARPMPPEHRAFVALEARAHGDVLLFDCAESADQGKTYTYFAGLPSMLGAGAGGSRPYDYVMKVDDDTFLRLDALVETLRAAPREDMYCGVGLPFHDRAFPPFMLGMGYLLSWDLVEWIASSDMVRREATGAEDVTTGKWLNMGNKAKNRVNVFPRMYDYKSAKAEDFLENTIGVHQLKQDIRWAHTLEHFNLTTLELFNF, encoded by the exons ATGTTGTATATCCAGAGGCCATCCAACTACATCGTctccctcatcatcctcctccctcTCACCCTCCTATGCATCACCTTCCTCCTTCCGTTGTCCGCCTACCTCAGCAACCCGCTCGTCGCCGGCAGCAGCTGCGTTGGCGGCACTGCCGGCAACGTCCGTGCTGCACCAGCGGCGGACGACGACGCTGGCCATCGCCCTGAGATCAGCGTCCTCGTCGGTGTGCACACGACGGCGAGGAAGcactcccggcgccacctcatCCGCATGGAGTACGCACTGCAGCAGACGCCGGCGCTCCGCGGCGCCGCGCGCGTCGACGTCCGGTTCGCGCTGTGCGCGCGGCCGATGCCGCCCGAGCACCGCGCGTTCGTGGCGCTCGAGGCCCGCGCCCACGGCGACGTGCTGCTGTTCGACTGCGCCGAGAGCGCGGACCAAGGCAAGACGTACACCTACTTCGCCGGCCTGCCCTCCATGCTCGGCGCCGGGGCCGGCGGCAGCCGACCGTACGATTACGTGATGAAGGTGGACGACGACACGTTCCTCCGGCTGGACGCTCTGGTGGAGACGTTGCGCGCCGCGCCGAGGGAGGACATGTACTGCGGTGTGGGGCTGCCGTTCCACGACCGGGCGTTCCCGCCGTTCATGCTCGGCATGGGCTACCTGCTGTCATGGGACCTCGTCGAGTGGATCGCCAGCTCCGACATGGTGAGAAGGGAAGCAACAG GTGCAGAAGATGTGACCACAGGAAAATGGCTGAACATGGGCAACAAGGCCAAGAACAGGGTGAACGTTTTCCCCAGGATGTATGACTACAAGAGTGCCAAAGCCGAGGACTTCTTGGAGAACACCATTGGGGTGCACCAGCTGAAGCAGGACATAAGGTGGGCACACACGTTGGAGCACTTCAATCTCACCACGTTGGAGCTCTTCAACTTCTAG